AGCCTATGCAAGTTACTAATCGGATAACGGATATTTTACTAGATATTGATATTATTTTAGTAGTGCTAGTTTTTTTGAAAGTACATGTCCAATTCTGGGAAGTGCTGGTAAGTATTTTGCTTTTCTTAATGATAATCTGCTCTATAAGTTTTGTTGTTTTAGATTATCGTATACGGCGAAAAGGAAATTCCCAAGGTAAATATTGGAATTACTGGTCTTAAGATTATGTAAGGGGAGCAAGATAAAAATCTTGCTCCCCTATTATAACGATTAAAAATCTCAAAATTCATTATTGATTGTTATTTGGTTTTTAAATCATCAATAGTATTGATGTTTTTCATATATTTAGGAACAGCTAAACCAGTTTTAGCTCCTGGAAGATTACTCCGAACTACATCAATCTTATTGTGGTATTTCTTTTCATAAAGACCTTGTGTGACAGGCAATTCAGCCACGACAGTCGCATCAGCAGATTTGGAAGATAAGGCACTCCACATTATACCCACATCAAGTTGGCGCATATCGACTTTGTAGCCATGATCAGTCAAAACTTTTTTCACTAAGTTAGTTGCAGCCACTTCATAGTCAAAAGGCGTATAAACAAGGGTGACTTTTTTGCCATTACCAGCAGGAACATTTTGCAGCCAAGCCTTAATTTGTTGAGGATGCTGATTAATATAGTCTTTGACAGCCGTTTCCGTTTTTACACCACTATTAATCTTCATCATTAAAGGAGTAGCTTCATCTAGTTGCCAATGGAAATTTTTTAAAAATTGATAAACGCCGGGATTATCTTTTTTTAAACCTAAGCGGGCCACGGTCCGCATACTTTCACCTTTACCAAAAACGTGCTTAGGATCTTTAAGAAATTTTAGATTATATTTTTCTACCATCCAGTGAGGTTGCCAAGCCGTGACGACAATTGGTTGCTTGTTTTTGGTAGCTTTGTCTAACGTACTAATCATAGCCGCTGTGGAACTAGTCATTAGCTGCCATTTTTGGGACTTCAAGTGATAACTTGTCAAAGCTTGATCGGCTCTTCCCATAATACCTGAACCTGCTTCAATTCCGGTAATTGTGTAATTGATTTGAGGACCTAAGGACTTATGACTTTGATATTTAGGCAGCTGAGCACCATTGCAGCCTACTAATATTAGTACTAAACTCAGACTAGTCAACCATAATAATAATTTTTTCTTCATTGACTGCCTCCTTAATGAGCATGCTTATCTTGCGTTAAAGATTGTGTAATCCGGTCCAAAATAATCGCCAAAATTACTACTGCTAATCCAGCGGCAAAACCAGCACCAGCGTCATTACGGCCAACAGCAAAGTAAACTTGCGTTCCTAATCCGAGAGCACCAATCATTGAAGCAATAACTACCATAGAAAGTGCCAACATTAAACTTTGATTAATACCCGCCATAATAGTAGAACGGGCTAGCGGTAATTCCACTTTAAATAACTTTTGCCAAGCGTTAGATCCATAAGCATCAGCCGCTTCAACTAAGTCAGCTGGTACTTGACGAATACCAAGGTTAGTCATTCGCACCGTTGGAGGTGTCGCAAAAATCACCGAGGCCAAAACTCCTGGAACCATCCCGATACCGAAAAAAGCAACCGCCGGAATTAAGTAGACAAAAGCTGGCATTGTTTGCATAAAGTCCAAAATAGGATTAACAATAGCTTGGACAGTTGTTTTTTTAGCCATCCAAATGCCTAATGGTACCCCAACAATCAGGGCAATGAGCGTTGAGGTTAACACTAGGGTTAAGGTTTCAGTCATATCATGCCAAAATCCTAGATTCCAAATTAAGAGTAATCCTAATAATTCAAATGTTAATAAGCCCCATTTTTTAGTATTGCGCTTTTCCCAATAAGTAATTGCCAAAATA
The nucleotide sequence above comes from Bombilactobacillus bombi. Encoded proteins:
- a CDS encoding ABC transporter permease, with amino-acid sequence MTSLVQIPKLPLAKWINDLVDWLTQFSGFFNSITNFFQGIINGFQWVFDLLPVWLFIIIILAITYWEKRNTKKWGLLTFELLGLLLIWNLGFWHDMTETLTLVLTSTLIALIVGVPLGIWMAKKTTVQAIVNPILDFMQTMPAFVYLIPAVAFFGIGMVPGVLASVIFATPPTVRMTNLGIRQVPADLVEAADAYGSNAWQKLFKVELPLARSTIMAGINQSLMLALSMVVIASMIGALGLGTQVYFAVGRNDAGAGFAAGLAVVILAIILDRITQSLTQDKHAH
- a CDS encoding glycine betaine ABC transporter substrate-binding protein, with amino-acid sequence MKKKLLLWLTSLSLVLILVGCNGAQLPKYQSHKSLGPQINYTITGIEAGSGIMGRADQALTSYHLKSQKWQLMTSSTAAMISTLDKATKNKQPIVVTAWQPHWMVEKYNLKFLKDPKHVFGKGESMRTVARLGLKKDNPGVYQFLKNFHWQLDEATPLMMKINSGVKTETAVKDYINQHPQQIKAWLQNVPAGNGKKVTLVYTPFDYEVAATNLVKKVLTDHGYKVDMRQLDVGIMWSALSSKSADATVVAELPVTQGLYEKKYHNKIDVVRSNLPGAKTGLAVPKYMKNINTIDDLKTK